Proteins from a single region of Sphaerochaeta globosa str. Buddy:
- a CDS encoding tripartite tricarboxylate transporter permease has product MDQILQILAGTSVVFQPLSLMYLSIGFFIGIIFGALPGLTSMLAIVLLLPMTYTMPMTYALIMCMGVYMSGIYSGSITAVTINIPGAPSALMTCLEGYPMMRKGLGAKAIGHATIGSAIGGSIGALLLIFVSPLAVSLALKIRTPGKFSLILFALVVIVIVEKKRMKAILTMAFGIMLATVGMDPLKSVSRFTFGIPNLIEGIDLTTLIIGAFAISELFDQAMVNNAEYKKLTSAANSVKFKRKEFFPTFKEMKEVGWKTYIKSSLIGYMIGVLPGAGASMAAFVSYVEAKRVSKHPERFEHGAVDGLVAAETANNAMCGGAMVPMLSLGIPGDGTTAIILGVLMVYGVVPGPDLLVKQMHVMAPMYMALLISAAVLLPLSLFLFGPYYLKIVRINRLVLYSSIALIAILGVFAATYSAFQMGLALVIGVVMYFFKRQGYPNVPFILAVILGPLAEQYLRTTMTISSGNPLIFITHFDSLFFLLLTVAFAILLPRANRRAEVLEKKSEEQVKQK; this is encoded by the coding sequence ATGGACCAAATACTGCAAATTTTAGCGGGTACATCCGTTGTATTCCAACCTTTGTCCCTTATGTATCTCTCTATAGGATTTTTCATCGGAATCATCTTCGGAGCGCTTCCCGGCCTGACTTCAATGCTGGCCATAGTTCTCCTGCTTCCGATGACCTATACCATGCCGATGACCTATGCCCTGATTATGTGCATGGGTGTCTACATGTCCGGCATTTATTCAGGTAGCATAACGGCTGTTACCATCAATATCCCAGGAGCTCCTTCTGCATTGATGACCTGTTTGGAAGGCTATCCGATGATGCGCAAGGGCCTTGGCGCTAAAGCCATCGGCCATGCCACGATCGGTTCTGCCATTGGTGGATCAATCGGTGCCTTGCTGTTGATTTTCGTCTCTCCCTTGGCAGTAAGCCTTGCACTGAAAATCAGGACCCCCGGCAAGTTCTCCCTGATTCTGTTTGCTTTGGTGGTCATCGTCATTGTTGAGAAGAAACGTATGAAGGCCATTCTTACCATGGCATTCGGCATTATGCTGGCAACGGTGGGCATGGACCCGCTGAAGTCGGTGTCTCGTTTTACGTTTGGCATACCAAATCTTATTGAAGGTATTGATCTGACCACCCTCATTATTGGAGCTTTCGCAATAAGCGAGTTGTTCGACCAAGCAATGGTCAACAATGCTGAATACAAGAAATTGACGTCAGCTGCAAACAGTGTGAAGTTCAAGCGTAAAGAGTTCTTCCCCACCTTCAAGGAAATGAAGGAAGTGGGTTGGAAAACTTACATCAAGAGTTCGTTGATTGGGTATATGATTGGAGTACTTCCCGGTGCAGGAGCTTCCATGGCTGCCTTCGTCTCGTATGTTGAGGCAAAGCGTGTGAGTAAGCATCCTGAGCGCTTCGAGCACGGTGCAGTTGACGGTCTTGTTGCTGCCGAGACGGCAAACAATGCAATGTGCGGCGGTGCCATGGTGCCGATGCTCTCCCTGGGTATTCCCGGCGACGGAACCACAGCCATTATTCTTGGTGTCTTGATGGTCTACGGTGTCGTACCCGGACCCGATCTGTTGGTCAAGCAGATGCACGTCATGGCTCCCATGTATATGGCACTTCTGATCAGTGCAGCGGTGTTGCTGCCGCTCAGCCTGTTCCTCTTCGGTCCTTACTATCTGAAGATTGTTCGCATCAACCGCTTGGTTCTCTATAGCAGTATTGCACTCATTGCAATCCTGGGTGTCTTTGCTGCAACCTATTCTGCATTCCAGATGGGCTTGGCTTTGGTAATCGGCGTTGTCATGTACTTCTTCAAGCGTCAGGGCTATCCGAACGTACCGTTCATTTTGGCGGTTATTCTTGGGCCTTTGGCTGAACAGTATTTGCGCACCACCATGACGATCAGCAGTGGAAATCCTCTCATTTTCATTACTCACTTTGACAGTTTGTTCTTCCTGTTGCTCACTGTGGCATTTGCAATTCTTCTTCCTCGTGCCAATAGGCGGGCAGAGGTTTTGGAGAAGAAGAGCGAAGAGCAGGTGAAACAGAAATGA
- a CDS encoding ABC transporter substrate-binding protein: MKRIILVTILLVSLVGLVFGAGAAESAKPAAAGVSDVSFWTFQDLHLAFYEKMAKLWNEQNPDRQINFVGEVLPYEDMHTKLLVSLQAGTGAPDIVDIEIAKYPNFLKGNIQLAPLNDVIDPVREKFVTSRLDIYSKDGKNYGLPFHVGAMVIYYNMEILKAAGVDPYKIKTWDDYMVAGKQVKEKTGKPMTTLEVTEQWSFWPLIAQQGSDFLDKDGNVILDNDTNVKTLQMLKDMLNSGIAIAAPGGFHHAEEYYGFMNDSGAASLWMPMWYMNRFTDYMPDLKGKMLILPMPKFSTGTRSAGMGGTGTSVTLQARDLKLAKDFLMFAKGSKEGNLLIWTDLGFDPPRWDVWDDPTMNQPNKFTDFYLNEDIFGMLLEIKDEILGVNIKEKLPAVIDRVKSSVMIQALQQQNRTPAQALKEAADLSR, encoded by the coding sequence ATGAAGAGAATCATTCTGGTAACCATTCTTTTGGTCAGTTTGGTTGGACTGGTATTCGGTGCTGGAGCAGCAGAGAGTGCAAAACCTGCGGCCGCCGGTGTATCCGATGTGAGTTTCTGGACCTTCCAGGATCTCCATCTTGCATTCTATGAAAAGATGGCGAAACTTTGGAATGAGCAGAATCCCGATCGTCAGATCAACTTCGTCGGAGAAGTACTTCCGTATGAAGACATGCACACCAAGTTGCTCGTTTCCCTTCAGGCAGGGACCGGTGCTCCTGATATCGTTGATATCGAGATTGCCAAGTATCCCAACTTCCTGAAAGGCAACATCCAGTTGGCTCCGCTCAATGATGTCATCGATCCGGTAAGGGAGAAATTTGTTACTTCCCGGCTTGATATCTACAGCAAGGATGGCAAAAACTATGGACTTCCGTTCCATGTTGGTGCAATGGTCATTTATTACAATATGGAAATCCTCAAGGCCGCTGGTGTCGATCCTTACAAAATCAAAACTTGGGACGACTATATGGTTGCCGGCAAGCAGGTCAAGGAAAAGACCGGCAAGCCCATGACTACGTTGGAAGTGACCGAGCAATGGTCTTTCTGGCCACTGATCGCTCAGCAAGGTTCTGATTTCCTGGACAAGGATGGCAATGTGATTCTTGACAACGATACCAACGTCAAGACTCTGCAGATGCTCAAGGATATGCTGAACAGCGGTATTGCGATTGCAGCACCCGGCGGATTCCATCACGCTGAGGAGTATTACGGTTTCATGAATGACAGCGGCGCTGCTTCTCTGTGGATGCCGATGTGGTACATGAATCGTTTCACCGACTATATGCCTGACCTAAAGGGGAAAATGTTGATCCTGCCGATGCCGAAGTTCAGCACCGGAACACGGTCTGCAGGTATGGGTGGAACCGGCACGTCTGTAACGTTGCAGGCTCGTGATCTCAAGCTTGCCAAGGATTTCCTTATGTTCGCAAAGGGCTCCAAGGAAGGCAACCTCCTGATTTGGACCGACCTTGGCTTTGATCCTCCCCGCTGGGACGTATGGGATGATCCGACCATGAACCAACCCAACAAATTTACTGATTTCTATCTCAATGAAGATATCTTCGGCATGTTGTTGGAAATCAAGGACGAGATTCTGGGCGTAAACATCAAGGAGAAGCTTCCTGCAGTCATCGATAGAGTGAAATCTTCGGTAATGATTCAGGCTCTGCAACAGCAGAACAGAACTCCTGCACAAGCTTTGAAAGAAGCTGCCGATCTTTCTCGCTAA
- a CDS encoding carbohydrate ABC transporter permease: protein MNRKPHTQAKTIAKHVLLIALCLIYLVPLYSLALASFRPGRDLLRYGITLQTLIPTDLNLENFKGLFNIRDGIYFTWYGNSLFIMLIQTMLALFFSSFVAYGLSVYRFKGRKFVTTLVIFLMLVPMQILILPLYKLMITVKLMDHFLGVFLPMIVSPFAIFFFKQYIEGLPHDLIDAGRVDGLNEYSIFFRIIVPIMPPAFSAMAIFMSMQSWNNFLWPLIVLRSGNKFTLPIGLNTLLTPYGNNYDLLIMGSLAATLPIIVVFIFFQRYFIAGLTSGGVKG from the coding sequence ATGAATAGAAAGCCGCATACACAAGCAAAAACCATCGCAAAGCATGTGCTCTTGATAGCACTCTGCCTCATATACCTGGTACCCCTCTATTCGTTGGCGTTGGCTTCGTTCCGCCCAGGTCGCGACTTGCTTCGCTACGGTATTACCCTGCAGACGCTCATCCCTACCGACTTGAACCTGGAGAACTTCAAGGGCCTGTTCAACATCCGTGACGGTATCTACTTCACCTGGTATGGCAACAGCCTTTTTATCATGCTTATCCAAACGATGCTAGCTCTCTTTTTTAGTTCCTTCGTGGCATACGGACTTTCGGTCTATCGGTTCAAAGGGAGAAAATTCGTAACTACCCTGGTAATTTTTCTCATGCTGGTGCCCATGCAGATTTTGATTCTCCCGTTGTACAAGCTGATGATCACCGTCAAGCTGATGGATCACTTTCTTGGTGTATTTCTACCAATGATTGTTTCACCGTTTGCAATTTTCTTCTTCAAGCAATACATCGAGGGCCTGCCCCATGACTTGATCGATGCCGGCCGTGTGGATGGTTTGAATGAGTATTCCATTTTCTTTAGGATCATTGTTCCAATCATGCCTCCAGCCTTCTCCGCAATGGCGATTTTCATGTCCATGCAGAGCTGGAACAACTTTCTGTGGCCGTTGATCGTCCTCAGAAGTGGGAACAAGTTCACCCTTCCCATAGGATTGAACACCCTGCTCACCCCGTATGGGAACAACTACGATTTGTTGATCATGGGATCGCTGGCAGCTACGCTGCCGATTATTGTGGTCTTCATTTTCTTCCAACGATATTTCATCGCCGGATTGACGTCAGGCGGAGTCAAAGGCTAA
- a CDS encoding dihydrodipicolinate synthase family protein has protein sequence MDTSFIKGIIPPIVTPITEDESLDEQALRNLIDFVIEGGCSGVLAFGSNGEFYMMEEDEMERALSVIMDQTAGRVPVYMGVGSIRTSKCIRLAQMGVRLGAKGISILQPMFIKPTEQELKGHIRSIAASVGDTAVLLYNNPGRCGYAMSQDLVQELAHSIPNLVGMKDSSGDLTQTMEFIRRNADVGFKVMCGKDTLIYSGLCVGAVGAVCSTANYLPALVCSIYDKYVAGDLRGSLEAQWQLNPVRLATDASSFPVATKDLANLVGMQVGSPFLPNLPSPAKQQENLRKQLVDGGFVSG, from the coding sequence ATGGATACCTCCTTCATCAAGGGGATCATCCCCCCGATCGTGACACCCATCACAGAAGACGAGAGCCTGGACGAGCAGGCGCTGCGCAACCTCATCGACTTCGTCATAGAGGGCGGATGCTCCGGCGTCCTGGCCTTCGGCTCCAACGGGGAGTTCTACATGATGGAGGAGGACGAGATGGAAAGGGCCCTGTCGGTCATCATGGACCAGACGGCGGGCCGGGTGCCGGTGTACATGGGCGTGGGCAGCATCCGCACCAGCAAGTGCATCCGCCTCGCCCAAATGGGCGTGAGGCTGGGGGCGAAGGGAATCTCGATCCTGCAGCCGATGTTCATCAAGCCGACCGAACAGGAGCTGAAGGGGCACATCAGGAGCATAGCCGCTTCGGTGGGCGATACTGCGGTGCTGCTGTACAACAACCCGGGGCGCTGCGGCTACGCGATGAGCCAGGACCTGGTACAGGAGCTTGCGCACAGCATCCCCAACCTGGTGGGCATGAAGGACTCCAGCGGGGACCTGACGCAGACCATGGAGTTCATCCGGCGCAACGCCGACGTGGGCTTCAAGGTGATGTGCGGCAAGGACACGCTGATCTACTCGGGGCTGTGCGTGGGGGCCGTGGGTGCTGTGTGCTCGACGGCCAACTACCTGCCCGCCCTTGTCTGCTCCATCTACGACAAGTACGTGGCTGGGGACCTGAGGGGGTCGCTTGAGGCGCAGTGGCAGCTGAACCCCGTCAGGCTTGCGACCGACGCTTCCAGCTTCCCGGTGGCGACCAAGGACCTGGCGAACCTGGTGGGTATGCAGGTGGGAAGCCCGTTTTTGCCGAACCTTCCGTCCCCCGCCAAGCAGCAGGAGAACCTGAGGAAGCAACTGGTCGACGGCGGTTTCGTCTCCGGCTGA
- a CDS encoding carbohydrate ABC transporter permease has protein sequence MRVAPYVFILPFILSFLIFYLYPILSTFVMSFQQVYPGQVEFIGWTNYGKLNNPEFKVALQNSARYTVYTIALLIPIPLLLAVLLNIGNRKLNSLYRSILYVPSLVSIVVAGTIMRLLLASSSKSIVNTIAAVFGAEPRQWLLGGPTQAMLLLLILALWRWVGVNIIYFLSGLQNIPEELYEAADIDGASGLQKLWRITIPLLKRTTIFVTTISIFGGFAMFEESFILWAGKPSPNNVGLTIVGHLYNKGFQEGEMGMASAIGIVLLIIVFTLSVSLLKIFSFFAEEGKR, from the coding sequence ATGAGGGTGGCTCCGTATGTTTTCATACTGCCGTTTATCCTGTCCTTCCTCATTTTCTATTTGTATCCGATTCTTAGTACCTTTGTAATGAGCTTCCAGCAGGTATATCCCGGTCAGGTTGAATTCATTGGCTGGACCAACTATGGAAAGCTCAACAACCCTGAATTCAAGGTTGCTTTGCAAAACAGTGCTCGTTATACTGTATATACCATTGCACTGTTGATTCCGATTCCTCTTTTACTGGCGGTGCTTCTCAACATAGGGAATCGGAAACTCAATTCACTGTATCGGTCCATCCTCTATGTACCCAGTTTGGTCTCCATCGTAGTCGCCGGAACGATTATGCGCTTGCTCCTTGCTTCAAGCTCGAAAAGTATTGTGAATACTATCGCTGCAGTATTCGGAGCCGAACCGAGGCAGTGGCTGCTCGGCGGTCCGACGCAGGCTATGCTGCTGCTTCTCATTCTCGCCCTTTGGCGCTGGGTGGGAGTGAATATCATCTACTTCCTCTCAGGATTGCAGAACATACCTGAAGAGCTCTATGAGGCAGCAGACATCGATGGTGCATCGGGTCTACAAAAGCTCTGGCGTATTACCATTCCTCTGTTGAAGAGAACCACAATTTTTGTTACCACCATCAGTATTTTTGGTGGGTTTGCCATGTTCGAGGAGAGTTTCATCCTCTGGGCGGGCAAGCCGTCTCCGAACAATGTTGGCTTGACCATCGTCGGACATCTCTACAATAAAGGCTTCCAAGAGGGAGAAATGGGCATGGCCAGTGCAATCGGTATCGTCTTGCTGATCATCGTTTTCACCCTCAGCGTATCGCTGTTGAAAATCTTTAGCTTCTTTGCCGAGGAGGGTAAGCGATAA
- the garR gene encoding 2-hydroxy-3-oxopropionate reductase, translated as MKIGFIGLGIMGKPMAKNLLKAGHSIVCYDVNAANVADVVAAGATAGRSSADVAAQVPLLITMLPNSPHVKSVVMGEGGVLEGAREGLILIDMSSIAPLASQEVEKACAQKKVRMLDAPVSGGEPKAIDGSLAIMVGGEKGLFEEVRGILLVMGATAVHCGPIGAGNTTKLANQIIVALNIAAVAEAFTLVRKAGVDPHLVFDAIKGGLAGSTVMNAKAPMMMDSNFKPGFKIDLHIKDLANALDTGHGVGSPLPLTSLAREMMETLHSDGFGGDDHSALARYYAKLSGTKIGE; from the coding sequence ATGAAAATTGGATTCATCGGACTTGGCATCATGGGCAAGCCCATGGCGAAGAACCTGCTGAAGGCAGGTCATAGTATTGTTTGTTATGATGTGAATGCGGCCAACGTGGCCGACGTGGTAGCAGCCGGAGCGACAGCGGGCAGGAGTTCTGCCGACGTGGCGGCCCAGGTCCCCCTTCTGATCACGATGCTGCCCAACAGCCCGCACGTAAAGAGCGTGGTCATGGGAGAGGGCGGGGTGCTCGAGGGGGCAAGAGAGGGCCTGATCCTCATCGACATGTCCTCCATCGCCCCCCTTGCGAGCCAGGAGGTCGAGAAGGCCTGTGCACAGAAGAAGGTGCGCATGCTCGACGCCCCGGTAAGCGGCGGCGAGCCGAAGGCCATCGACGGCAGCCTTGCGATCATGGTCGGGGGGGAGAAGGGCCTCTTCGAGGAAGTGAGGGGCATCCTCTTGGTCATGGGTGCGACTGCGGTGCACTGCGGGCCGATCGGGGCGGGCAACACGACCAAGCTGGCCAACCAGATCATCGTGGCGCTGAACATAGCGGCGGTGGCGGAGGCCTTCACGCTGGTGCGCAAGGCCGGGGTGGACCCGCACCTTGTGTTCGATGCGATCAAGGGCGGGCTTGCCGGAAGCACGGTGATGAACGCCAAGGCCCCGATGATGATGGACTCGAACTTCAAGCCGGGCTTCAAGATCGACCTGCACATCAAGGACCTTGCCAATGCATTGGACACCGGCCACGGGGTGGGATCCCCGCTCCCGCTGACCTCACTTGCGCGCGAGATGATGGAGACGCTGCACAGCGACGGGTTCGGAGGCGACGACCACAGCGCCCTTGCCCGCTACTACGCCAAGCTGTCCGGCACGAAGATCGGGGAGTGA
- a CDS encoding RraA family protein — MKYLTEAQLEELRQFDTPTVCNAIEKFKLRSKTEGYTSPSIKALYYDRKPIVGYACTAKVSARYPGTKENEETLYAYYQSLLDCPSTPISVIQDIDEEPIGSFWGEVQTTVHKALGCMGVITNGGVRDLDEAYSLGFTYLASCTLVSHAYIHMEATGTPVQIGGLIVRPGDLIHADKHGAVLIPNEVADQVADACRQMQQAELPVLNGCKATQDGKLDIADLRLWRAEMAKIRSKE, encoded by the coding sequence ATGAAGTATTTGACAGAAGCACAATTGGAAGAACTCAGACAGTTTGATACCCCGACGGTATGCAACGCCATCGAGAAATTCAAACTCAGAAGCAAAACCGAGGGATATACCTCACCTTCCATCAAGGCACTCTATTATGATAGAAAGCCGATCGTCGGGTATGCCTGCACCGCCAAGGTCAGCGCCCGCTATCCCGGGACCAAGGAGAACGAGGAGACCTTGTATGCGTACTACCAGTCGCTTCTTGACTGTCCCTCTACACCGATTTCAGTGATTCAGGACATCGATGAAGAGCCCATCGGCTCCTTCTGGGGCGAGGTGCAGACCACCGTCCATAAGGCCCTGGGCTGTATGGGTGTGATAACCAACGGGGGGGTGCGCGACCTCGATGAAGCATATTCACTTGGTTTCACGTATCTCGCCTCCTGCACGCTGGTCTCCCATGCCTATATTCATATGGAAGCAACCGGGACTCCGGTGCAAATCGGCGGTTTGATCGTACGTCCCGGAGATCTCATACATGCCGACAAGCATGGTGCCGTCCTGATCCCCAACGAAGTTGCCGACCAGGTAGCAGATGCCTGCCGTCAAATGCAACAAGCCGAGCTTCCTGTTCTGAATGGATGCAAGGCAACACAAGATGGAAAACTGGATATTGCTGATTTGCGTCTTTGGAGAGCAGAGATGGCCAAAATACGCAGCAAGGAATAA
- a CDS encoding tripartite tricarboxylate transporter TctB family protein yields the protein MKTLKPYLQAKVTIPFFMQIALIIYVISALRLAPPIVDGLLSESSFPFFIFLIATPAAIKLFLDGLKAVKKEIAENGSVVVEKKKKSIKPALIVLIMAVFILLFDILGFTILAPLYVFFFMLIYDDKPQDIVRKIIYALLIGVVVYVMYVIGFDIRFPELWR from the coding sequence ATGAAAACTCTTAAGCCGTATCTGCAAGCAAAGGTAACCATTCCCTTTTTCATGCAGATTGCCCTTATCATCTACGTAATCAGTGCTTTGCGGTTGGCCCCTCCCATCGTTGATGGCCTGCTTAGCGAGTCATCGTTTCCCTTCTTTATTTTCTTGATTGCAACACCGGCAGCGATAAAGCTTTTTCTTGATGGTTTGAAAGCCGTAAAGAAGGAAATTGCTGAAAACGGCTCAGTGGTTGTTGAAAAGAAAAAGAAGAGTATCAAGCCTGCTTTGATCGTTCTCATCATGGCGGTGTTTATTCTGCTGTTTGACATCCTTGGATTCACCATCCTTGCTCCTTTATATGTGTTTTTCTTCATGTTGATCTATGATGACAAGCCCCAGGATATCGTACGGAAAATTATCTATGCTCTCTTGATCGGGGTTGTTGTGTACGTAATGTATGTCATCGGTTTCGACATCAGATTCCCTGAGCTCTGGAGGTAA
- a CDS encoding tripartite tricarboxylate transporter substrate binding protein: MRGKRVLVLLALLVVASVALFAQGAPEAYPSKDIEFIVSSGAGGGTDAIARKVSQLAEKDLGAAIYFVNKPGADDAVGPNLLMGAKNDGYTIGNLNYGSIINAPFTGLIKGYELSKVRFFALITQEPDALMVGKNSPYKTFDALIAAAKANPGKIRVADQGIGSRVNLLALKIQDLYGVKFNMISYQGSAPQREAILNGEVDAAITSLGDFAPILNSGDALGVIEFSSVRNAGYPTVPTSKELGLSDSLLSGSFLTLAAPAGTPDDVIAKLETAFEKAATSKEFADWSATVGVTPDFKKGAELKTFLDAKISGETKALQALKDAGVLK, from the coding sequence ATGCGTGGGAAAAGAGTACTTGTTCTTCTTGCATTGTTGGTAGTGGCGTCTGTCGCCTTGTTTGCACAGGGTGCCCCTGAGGCATATCCCAGCAAAGACATCGAATTCATTGTCAGCTCGGGTGCCGGTGGTGGTACTGATGCTATCGCTCGTAAAGTTTCTCAGCTTGCTGAAAAAGATCTTGGTGCAGCAATCTACTTCGTGAATAAGCCCGGTGCTGACGACGCAGTCGGTCCGAACCTGTTGATGGGTGCAAAGAATGATGGCTATACCATCGGTAACCTCAACTATGGTTCGATCATCAATGCTCCGTTCACCGGCCTTATCAAAGGCTATGAACTGTCAAAGGTTCGCTTCTTCGCACTGATCACCCAGGAGCCCGATGCCTTGATGGTTGGAAAGAACTCACCCTATAAGACCTTCGACGCTCTTATTGCTGCTGCAAAAGCCAACCCGGGCAAAATCCGTGTTGCAGACCAGGGCATCGGAAGCCGCGTTAACTTGCTCGCTCTGAAGATCCAGGACCTCTATGGTGTGAAATTCAACATGATTTCCTACCAGGGTTCCGCTCCCCAGAGAGAAGCAATCCTCAATGGTGAGGTCGATGCTGCAATCACCAGCCTTGGTGACTTTGCTCCCATCCTCAACAGTGGTGATGCTCTTGGTGTTATTGAGTTCAGCTCTGTCCGCAATGCCGGCTATCCCACCGTTCCCACCAGCAAGGAGCTTGGTCTCTCCGACAGTCTCCTCTCCGGTTCTTTCCTGACTCTTGCTGCTCCCGCTGGAACCCCCGACGACGTGATTGCCAAGTTGGAGACCGCCTTTGAGAAGGCCGCCACCAGCAAGGAATTTGCTGACTGGTCCGCCACTGTCGGTGTTACTCCTGACTTCAAGAAGGGCGCAGAATTGAAGACCTTCCTGGATGCCAAGATTTCCGGTGAGACCAAGGCACTGCAGGCACTCAAGGATGCAGGTGTTCTGAAGTAA
- a CDS encoding NAD(P)-dependent oxidoreductase: MKTVLIPEDIAEVGKAYLRERGYAIRMGRGTDKASLIADIADVDAVLFRNEAYDRDVLDAAKNVKVMARHGVGVDKVDLAYAQELGIWVTNGATSNSNSVAEMTIGFIIALGRNLLESNKAAHAADYGFRNRKAGMDLEGKTLALLGYGKIGKLVAHKAYYGLGMKVCAYDPLMDQLDKPDYVQKLEHFDDAFRIGDYVSAHYPASEQNNKTITIKQFGLMKTSAYFMNLARGELLVEADLLEALNCGLIAGAALDVMDDEPPKAYNPLLGLESLLLTPHNAALTSDAKIRMALFAAQGIDEVLTGKVPSWPVNKPPVSRAHMEAL; the protein is encoded by the coding sequence ATGAAGACTGTTCTTATCCCCGAGGATATCGCTGAGGTAGGAAAGGCATACCTGCGCGAACGCGGCTATGCCATACGCATGGGTAGGGGAACCGACAAAGCTTCCCTTATTGCAGACATTGCCGATGTCGATGCCGTACTGTTTCGCAACGAAGCCTATGACCGGGATGTCCTTGACGCAGCAAAAAACGTCAAGGTCATGGCCCGCCATGGTGTCGGTGTGGACAAGGTAGACCTTGCGTATGCCCAAGAGCTGGGTATTTGGGTGACCAATGGGGCCACTTCGAATTCCAACTCGGTGGCAGAAATGACTATCGGCTTCATTATTGCCTTGGGAAGAAATTTGCTGGAAAGCAACAAGGCTGCCCATGCTGCCGATTATGGCTTTCGCAACCGCAAGGCAGGCATGGACTTGGAAGGCAAAACCTTGGCCCTTCTGGGGTATGGGAAGATCGGCAAGCTTGTTGCCCACAAGGCCTACTATGGCTTGGGTATGAAGGTTTGCGCCTACGACCCATTGATGGATCAGTTGGACAAACCTGACTATGTTCAAAAACTGGAACACTTTGATGATGCTTTTCGTATCGGCGACTATGTCTCAGCCCACTATCCTGCAAGTGAGCAGAACAACAAGACCATTACGATCAAGCAGTTTGGCTTGATGAAAACCTCAGCCTATTTCATGAATCTCGCCCGCGGCGAGCTCTTGGTGGAGGCTGACTTGCTTGAGGCGCTCAACTGTGGGCTGATAGCAGGAGCTGCACTGGATGTGATGGACGATGAACCACCGAAGGCTTACAATCCATTGCTTGGTTTGGAATCGTTGTTGCTCACACCGCACAATGCAGCACTTACCAGTGACGCAAAAATTCGCATGGCACTGTTTGCCGCCCAGGGAATTGATGAAGTATTGACCGGCAAGGTTCCTTCCTGGCCGGTGAACAAACCACCCGTAAGCCGAGCACACATGGAGGCTCTATGA
- a CDS encoding HpcH/HpaI aldolase family protein: MIAKNHNAVKEKLQNGGNVLAAWAQAASNITTEVLADAGMEAIIIDMEHSPVELPTLVTQFQAMNGYPAVPFVRVPWNDFVAIKRVLDAGAYGIIVPNIETVEEAKAAIAAVRYPLDGIRGVAGSTRAAHYGNNPLSYFTKANDLVMLFLMIESPKGMQNLDEILKLQGYEGIMVGPVDLATNLGYLGNAQAPEAKAALEEVESKVLASDKYLMALGSDWEAAKAKFAKGAHIVTCMSDTLSLGALARANVQKHQELYS; this comes from the coding sequence ATGATTGCCAAGAACCATAATGCAGTAAAAGAGAAACTGCAAAACGGTGGAAATGTGTTGGCGGCCTGGGCTCAGGCTGCCAGCAACATCACCACGGAAGTGCTTGCTGATGCAGGCATGGAAGCCATTATCATCGATATGGAACACTCCCCGGTTGAGCTACCTACCTTGGTGACGCAGTTTCAGGCGATGAATGGATACCCGGCTGTTCCTTTTGTCAGGGTTCCTTGGAATGATTTTGTTGCCATCAAGCGTGTTCTGGATGCAGGTGCGTATGGAATCATAGTACCCAATATTGAGACCGTCGAGGAAGCAAAGGCAGCCATAGCGGCAGTGCGGTATCCTTTGGATGGAATCAGGGGCGTAGCCGGAAGCACCAGGGCGGCTCACTATGGCAACAACCCGCTTTCGTACTTCACCAAAGCAAACGATTTGGTCATGCTTTTTCTCATGATTGAATCGCCTAAGGGCATGCAGAATCTGGATGAGATTCTCAAGCTGCAAGGGTATGAGGGAATTATGGTGGGCCCGGTGGACTTGGCAACCAACCTGGGGTATCTGGGCAATGCCCAGGCGCCTGAGGCAAAGGCGGCCCTGGAAGAAGTTGAGAGTAAAGTTCTTGCTTCAGATAAATACCTGATGGCACTCGGTTCCGACTGGGAAGCTGCCAAGGCAAAGTTTGCCAAGGGAGCGCACATTGTGACTTGCATGAGTGATACGCTCTCCTTGGGAGCTCTTGCCCGTGCGAATGTACAGAAGCATCAGGAGCTCTATTCATAA